The Burkholderia sp. NRF60-BP8 genomic sequence CGGCGTGGTGGGGTCCGCAGCGGCACCCGGCGGCGCCGGGGAAGCCTTGGTCGGTCAGACGTCGTCGTCGGGTGTCCGCCTGTCGGATTTCGCGTATTACATTTCTTTACGTTCGAGCGTGCGATTTTTCATGCAATCGTCGCGTTGAACGCCTACACTTTCGCCACGCCTTTCGAGAAAACCGCCGCGCTTGCGCGCCCTTCGGGGCCCGCATCCAGCGCGGTGTTTTTTTCGCCACTTCACGGCGCGTTTTCTTTTCAACCACCTAAGGAGTGCAACGATGGGTCTTCTTTCGTTTATCAAGGAGGCGGGTGAAAAACTGCTGGGTCATGCCGACGCGCAAGCGGCGGAAGATCCGAATGCCGCGAACCAGACCGCGGCCGACGCAATCAAGAACTACATCAACACGCAAGGTCTCGACACGTCGAACCTGACCGTCGCGTTCGACGGTGCATCGCGCACCGTCACGCTGTCGGGCAGCGTCGCCGATCTCGACACGAAGGCGAAGGTCAAGGTCGCGGCCGGCAACGTGCAAGGCGTCGCGGGCGTCAACGACGACGATCTGCAGCCGGACGATCCGGAAGTGCAGTACCACGACGTGAAGCCGGGCGACACGCTGTCGGCGATCGCCAAGGAAGTGTATGGCGACGCGAGCAAGTACCCGGCGATCTTCGAGGCGAACAAGCCGATGCTGTCGAGCCCGGACCGGATCTACCCGGGCCAGAAGCTCGTGATTCCGCCGCAGTCCTGAACGTGCGGTCCTGAGCGTTCTCGCAGCACCGACGCAAAAATGGCAGGCCATCGGCCTGCCATTTTTTATGCGCGCCGCACGCCGCCCGAGCGGCGGCCAGCCGTCACAGCGTATCGAACGCGTGCTGCAGTGCGTCGCGATCCCGAACGCCGTTCGCGAGCGCGAGCATCAGCAGCACGCGCGCCTTGAACGGGTGCAGCGAGCCCGCGCTCACGAAACCGAGCGCATCGTCGCTCGCGGCGCCGTTGCGCATCACATGCCCCGAACCGACGCGCGATGCACGCACCACCGCCACGCCCGCGTTCGCCGCATCGGCGAGCGCCGCCTGCAGCGCCGCATGGATCGACCCGTTGCCGGTGCCCGCGACGACGAGGCCGCGCACGCCGGCCGCGACGAGCGCATCGACGGCCGTGCGCGTCGCGCCCGCATAGCTCGCGACGACTTCGACCGGCGGCCAGGTCGCGGCGATCGCCAGTTGCGTGTCGCGCGTGCGCGTGACGCGGCGCGCGAATTCGACGCGGCCGTCCTGCACCCAGCCGAGCGCGCCCAGTTCCGGCGACTGGAACGCGTCGACCGCATAGGTGCTCGTCTTCACGACATCGCGCGCGCCGTGGATCCGGTTGTTGAACGCGACCAGCACGCCCTGCCCGCGCGCGGCCGGATGCGCGGCCACCGTCACCGCGTTCAGCAGGTTCAGCGGGCCGTCGGACGACAGCGCGGTGGCCGGCCGCATCGCGGCCGTCAGCACGACCGGCTTGTCGCCCCGCACGACCAGATGCAACGCATACGCGGTTTCCTCGAGCGTATCGGTGCCGTGGGTGATCACGATGCCGTCGACGGCCGGGTCGGCCATCAGCGCGTCGATCCGCGCGGCGAGCGTGTTCCACAGCGACAGCGCGAGATCCTTGCTGTCGATGCTGGCGACCTGTTCCGCGTCGATGCGAGCGACCGACGCGAGCGCCGGCACGGCGTCGACCAGGAAATTGACGCCGAGCGCGCCGGCCTGGTAGCCGGCCGTGCTGGCCGCGTCGGGCGCGGCGCCGGCGATCGTGCCGCCGGTGGCGAGTACAGCGATGCGCGGCAGTGTCGCCGCGGACGAAGGGGATGCGGTGTTCGGTGTATTCATGGCCGCGATTGTAATGGCTCGCGGCCGCGAGCCGGCAGGTTCCGGCGCGGCGGCCGGCGCGCATCATGGTTTGTCCTGATCTCCGGGCCGCGCGCGGCGTCAACGGCCGTGGCGTCCGCAACGTTATAGAAAGTGCCGTTTTGGTGTTTTCACCTTGATTTGCCATAATCGGAGCGCGCGGTGCGATGTGGCCCTGTCCTCATCGCGTCGTGCTTCGTGACGGCGTCGATCACACGCAATTCACCCCATGGGAGTGTCGAAATGAAAATCCAATCGCTCGTAGCCGCAGTGCTTCTCGGCGGCATGCTGGCTTCCCCCGCGTTCGCGGCGAACAGCCAGCAGGACAAGATGAAGGCCTGCAACACCCAGGCAGCCGGCAAGACGGGCGACGAACGCAAGGCGTTCATGAAGGACTGCCTGTCGGCGAAGCCCGCGAAGGCGATGACGCAGCAGGAAAAGATGAAGGCGTGCAATACGCAGGCCACCGGCAAGAAGGGTGACGATCGCAAGGCGTTCATGAAGAGCTGCCTGAGCAACCAGCCGGCCGCCTGAGTCCCGGCGCTCCCGTCCCGAATGCCGCGCCCCGCTTCGGCGGGCGCGGCATTTTCGTTTTCGTTGCACGCGCATCGACGCATGCATTCCCGTCTTTCCCGCCCCGTTTTTTCCGGCTGGCGGCCCGGCGCCGCCACATGGTGCGGCATTTCGCCGCGTTTTCTTCTATGATGGCTGCAACGCGGCCCACCCAAGACCAAGAAGCGCCATCGGGCCGCCCTCGAGACGGACGCGCACGCGCGTCAAACGGAGGCTTGGATGGCATGGAGACAACACCGCTGGTTCCGCCGCTGGCTGATCGTGATCGTATTCTGGGCGGTGCCCGTCGCGATCGTCGCCGTCCGCGAGATCCGCGAGGAAATGGCCTACAACAAAGCGGACCTGCAGCTCGCGCTGACCACCTGGCAGCTCACCGACACGCAGCAGGCCGCCGGCGCCGCCGCGAAGTGTCACGGCGATCCTGACGAAGCGCGCGCGGCCGGCTGCCCGGCCGACGTGCTCGCCGCCAACGCGCCGCGCCAGCAGGCGGCGCGCGACGAATACGTGGTACGCCGCAATACGCTCGCCGGCTATCTGTGGCATGCGTTCGTCGGCTACTGGGTCGTCCCGGCCGCGTTCCTGTTCGCGTGCGGCATCGTGATCGCGCTGATCCGCCGCGCGCTTCGCCGCCCGCCGATCAAGCCGCCCGTTCCGCCCGTCACACACTGACACGGGCGCGCGCTGCAGACGCCTCGCCCTCCCGCCCGGCCGTCGCGCGCCCCGCATGCCGACCCGCCCCTCGCGCGTCGGCGCCGCATCGTCCGTTGGCGCGCCGCGACACCCTCACGCGATTTGACGCTTTTTCACGCGGCAACGAAAAGAGGCCGTAATCCGCTGTGATATAACTGCCGACGTGATCCGCTCCTTGAGCGAGACTCACTCCGAACGTCATCCGATGGAGAACAACGATGCAAAAACGGAATCTTGTGCTGAAAGCCGCCGCTGCGCTCATCGTCGGTAGCCTCGCGCTCACCGGTTGCACCACCACCCCGGACAAGCCGGACAACGCCGCGACCAACGCGTCCAAACGCCAGTCGATCGACGCGAGCGTCGACGCCACGCTGTCGCGCATGTACTCCACGGTCAAGGGTTCGCGCGAACTCGTCGCGAAATCGCGCGGCGTGCTGGTCTTCCCCGAAGTGCTGCAAGCCGGCTTCATCGTCGGCGGCCAGTCCGGCAACGGCGCGCTGCGCGTCGGCGGCAGCACGGTCGGCTACTACAACACGTCGTCGCTGTCGGTCGGCCTGCAGGCCGGCGCGCAGTCGAAGGCGATCGTGTTCCTGTTCATGACGCAGCAGGCGCTCGACGAATTCCGCAACTCGGACGGCTGGGCCGCCGGCGCCGGCGCATCGGTCGCGCTCGTGAAGATGGGCGCGAACGGCGCGGTCGACTCCAACACGGCCACCGCACCGGTCCAGGTCGTCGTGCTGACCAACGCCGGCCTGATGGGCGACGTGTCGATCAACGGCACGAAGGTCACGAAGCTCAAGATCTGACGTTGACGCCCTGCCCGCGCGTGCCGCGCGCGGGTCGTGCGCAAACGGCGATGTCCTCGCGGGCATCGCCGTTTTTTATCCGCCGGCGCGCTGCGCCAATGCGGTCGGGTCGGCCGGGCCGCTCAGGTCGTCGAATCGATCACCTTGAAGCGCGAGCGCTTCTGCGCGCGGATCACCGACTGGTACACGTCCACGTACTGCTGCGCCATCCGGCGCGACGTGAAACGCGCCTCGAAGCGCTGCCGCACGCGCGCACGCGGCAGCAGGTGCAGCCGGTTCACGGCGGCCACCGCGCTGATTTCATCCTCGACGATGAAACCCGACACGCCCTCGTCCACCACTTCCGGCACCGCACCGCGGTTGAACGCGATCACCGGCGTGCCGCACGACATCGCCTCGATCATCACCAGGCCGAACGGCTCCGGCCAGTCGATCGGAAACAGCAGCGCATGCGCGCCCGACAGGAATTCAGCCTTCTCGTGATCGGCGATCTCGCCGACGTATTCGACGTGCGGCAACGCGAAGAGCGGCTTGATCTCGCGGTCGAAGTATTCCTGGTCGGCCGCGTCGATCTTCGCGGCGATCCGGATCGGCAACCCGCACTGGCCGGCAATGCGGATCGCTGTGTCGACGCGTTTTTCCGGCGAGATGCGGCCGAGGAACGCGAGATAGCGCGGCTCGACGGGCTGCGGCATGTACAGCGTCTCGGGCAACCCGTGATAGACGGTCGTCAGCCATTTCGCCTGCGGCAACGGCTGGCGCTGCGAATTGGAAATCGAGATCACCGGCGCCGTGTTGAACGTGTCGAACACCGGTTGCTGCTCGGGCAGGTCGAGCCGGCCGTGCAGCGTCGTCACGTAAGGCGTTTCCTGTCGGTTGAAGACCGAGAACGAGTAGTAGTCCATGTGGAAATGGAGCACGTCGAAATCCTTCGCGCGGCGCGCGACCGTCTCCATCAGCAGCATGTGCGGCGCGACCCGGTCGCGGATCGACGAATCGAGTCGCAGCGCGCGCGGCCACACGGGCTCGAGCTTCGCCCGCGTCGTCGAATCGCCGCTCGCGAACAGCGTCACATCGTGGCCGAGCTCGACGAGCGCCTCGGTGATGTAGGACACGACGCGCTCCGTGCCGCCGTACAGCTTCGGCGGGACGGATTCGGTCAGCGGGGCGATCTGCGCAATTCTCATGGTCCACGTCTCCTGTGTCCTGTCCGTTGCGGGACGGCCGGCAGGGGGCCGCGCTTGCGCGCGCACGCCCCGCGTCCATGCCGCGCCGGCCGGCGCGGCGCCAGCCGGATATCCCATTATTATTCGCGATCCCGATGAGCGGAACCGCAGGCCTTTCATTTTTTGGGGGTTGTTACAGACCGGATACATTCCGCCGCACGGGCCCGGCCGCCTCGCATCGAGCCCGCTCGGCGCCGATCCGATGCCTTCGCGCGCCGATCGCGACCCAACGCACGCCATCAGGCCGTCAGCGCGACGGCCACTTCCAGGCCGGCAGGTCGCGCGAGTCGGCATCGACGAGCGCGGTCGCGCCGAGCTGCTTGTCGAGCACCAGCGATTCGCAGCCGGCCTCGCGCTCGAGCGTCGCGATGAGCCGCGCCGCGTGCGACACGACCAGCACCTGCGAATGCCGGGCGGCCTGCGCGATCAGGCGGCCGAGTGCCGGCAGCAGATCGGGATGCAGGCTCGTCTCGGGTTCGTTCAGCACCATCAGCGCCGGCGGCCGCGGCGTCAGCAGCGCGGCCGCGAGCAGCAGGTAGCGCAGCGTGCCGTCGGACAGCTCGGCCGCCGCCAGCGGCCGCAGCAGCCCCGGCTGGCGCATCAGCACGTCGAAGCGACCGCGGCCGCCCGGATTGTCGATCTCGACCGACGCGCCGGGAAACGCGTCGTCGATCGCCGCGTCGAGCGCCGCCGCGTCGCCGATTTCGCGGATCGTCTGCAGC encodes the following:
- the lysM gene encoding peptidoglycan-binding protein LysM: MGLLSFIKEAGEKLLGHADAQAAEDPNAANQTAADAIKNYINTQGLDTSNLTVAFDGASRTVTLSGSVADLDTKAKVKVAAGNVQGVAGVNDDDLQPDDPEVQYHDVKPGDTLSAIAKEVYGDASKYPAIFEANKPMLSSPDRIYPGQKLVIPPQS
- a CDS encoding asparaginase; the protein is MNTPNTASPSSAATLPRIAVLATGGTIAGAAPDAASTAGYQAGALGVNFLVDAVPALASVARIDAEQVASIDSKDLALSLWNTLAARIDALMADPAVDGIVITHGTDTLEETAYALHLVVRGDKPVVLTAAMRPATALSSDGPLNLLNAVTVAAHPAARGQGVLVAFNNRIHGARDVVKTSTYAVDAFQSPELGALGWVQDGRVEFARRVTRTRDTQLAIAATWPPVEVVASYAGATRTAVDALVAAGVRGLVVAGTGNGSIHAALQAALADAANAGVAVVRASRVGSGHVMRNGAASDDALGFVSAGSLHPFKARVLLMLALANGVRDRDALQHAFDTL
- a CDS encoding PsiF family protein, whose protein sequence is MKIQSLVAAVLLGGMLASPAFAANSQQDKMKACNTQAAGKTGDERKAFMKDCLSAKPAKAMTQQEKMKACNTQATGKKGDDRKAFMKSCLSNQPAA
- a CDS encoding membrane protein gives rise to the protein MAWRQHRWFRRWLIVIVFWAVPVAIVAVREIREEMAYNKADLQLALTTWQLTDTQQAAGAAAKCHGDPDEARAAGCPADVLAANAPRQQAARDEYVVRRNTLAGYLWHAFVGYWVVPAAFLFACGIVIALIRRALRRPPIKPPVPPVTH
- a CDS encoding BPSL1445 family SYLF domain-containing lipoprotein produces the protein MQKRNLVLKAAAALIVGSLALTGCTTTPDKPDNAATNASKRQSIDASVDATLSRMYSTVKGSRELVAKSRGVLVFPEVLQAGFIVGGQSGNGALRVGGSTVGYYNTSSLSVGLQAGAQSKAIVFLFMTQQALDEFRNSDGWAAGAGASVALVKMGANGAVDSNTATAPVQVVVLTNAGLMGDVSINGTKVTKLKI
- a CDS encoding glycosyltransferase family 4 protein, producing MRIAQIAPLTESVPPKLYGGTERVVSYITEALVELGHDVTLFASGDSTTRAKLEPVWPRALRLDSSIRDRVAPHMLLMETVARRAKDFDVLHFHMDYYSFSVFNRQETPYVTTLHGRLDLPEQQPVFDTFNTAPVISISNSQRQPLPQAKWLTTVYHGLPETLYMPQPVEPRYLAFLGRISPEKRVDTAIRIAGQCGLPIRIAAKIDAADQEYFDREIKPLFALPHVEYVGEIADHEKAEFLSGAHALLFPIDWPEPFGLVMIEAMSCGTPVIAFNRGAVPEVVDEGVSGFIVEDEISAVAAVNRLHLLPRARVRQRFEARFTSRRMAQQYVDVYQSVIRAQKRSRFKVIDSTT